Proteins from a single region of Balaenoptera acutorostrata chromosome 16, mBalAcu1.1, whole genome shotgun sequence:
- the LOC130704998 gene encoding mitochondrial import receptor subunit TOM20 homolog, whose product MVGRNSAIAAGVCGALFIGYCIYFDRKRRSDPNFKNRLRERRKKQKLAKERAGLSKLPDLKDAEAVQKFFLEEIQLGEELLAQGEYEKGVDHLTNAIAVCGQPQQLLQVLQQTLPPPVFQMLLTKLPTISQRIVSAQSLAEDDVE is encoded by the coding sequence ATGGTGGGCCGGAACAGCGCCATCGCCGCCGGCGTGTGCGGGGCCCTTTTCATCGGGTACTGCATTTACTTTGACCGCAAGAGACGGAGTGACCCCAACTTCAAGAACAGGCTGCGGGAacgaagaaagaaacagaagcttgcCAAGGAGAGAGCTGGACTTTCCAAGTTACCTGACCTTAAAGATGCTGAAGCCGTTCAGAAATTCTTCCTCGAAGAAATACAGCTTGGTGAAGAGTTACTAGCTCAAGGTGAATATGAGAAGGGTGTGGACCATCTGACAAACGCAATTGCTGTGTGTGGACAGCCACAGCAGCTACTACAAGTGTTGCAGCAGACTCTTCCGCCACCGGTGTTCCAGATGCTTCTGACTAAGCTCCCAACAATTAGTCAGAGAATTGTAAGTGCTCAGAGCTTGGCTGAAGATGATGtggaatga